GATCTGGGTCTATCGCATCGGTGACGCCGGCGCGCAATCGGTCTGGTCCGGTTAGACCAGCCTGCCCTGCCTTCGTCCACTTTCCCACGCGCACTTGTGATCCGCACTACAGGACGCGAACCCAATTCGCCCGGTTGAGGTTTGGCTGCACTGCCTGGACGCCGAGGGCGTGATGGGCTTACATGGACCGCATGTCATCGACCCCACCCACTCAGCACTCGGCTGAGCCCCATGCCTCGGCGCCCGGCAACAAACTCAACTGGCTGCGCGCCGGTGTTCTGGGAGCGAACGACGGCATCGTGTCCACGGCGGGAATCGTCATCGGTGTCGCGGCCGCATCCGCGGACCGCGGTCACATCTTCACCGCAGGGCTGGCCGGGCTGACCGCGGGAGCCGTGTCCATGGCGCTCGGCGAGTACGTCTCGGTCAGCACCCAACGCGACACCGAGAAAGCACTTCTCGCCAAGGAGAGTGCCGAACTCCGTGAACAACCCGAGGAGGAGCTCGAGGAGCTCGCAGCAATCTACGAGGCGAAAGGGTTGACCGCGGAGACGGCCTGGCAGGTCGCCACCGAACTGACCGAGAACGACGCGTTCGCAGCGCATGTGGACGCCGAACTCGGCATCGACCCCGACGAACTGACCAATCCGTTTCAGGCCGCGATCTCGTCGGCCATCTCCTTCACCGCGGGCGCACTACTCCCGTTTCTCGCGATCATGCTTCTCCCCGCTCATCTTCGGATCCCGATCACCTTCGTCGTCGTCGCCGTCGCGTTGGCGCTGACCGGATTCCTCAGCGCCACCATCGGTGACGCGGGCCGCGGCCGTGCGGTACTGCGGGTGACCGTCGGTGGCGTCATCGCGATGGCCGTGACCTACCTGATCGGCGCCCTCGTGGGGACAGCCGTGGGCTGAGGTCCCAACGGCTCAGCGTCGCCACAGGATCGGACCGTCACAGTGGTCTGATGAAATCTCATCTCACCCGAATCGAGGTCACGCTCGCACTCGTCGCGGTAGTGGTTCTCCTGGGGGTGGCGATCGCGTTCGGCCACAACCCGCTCCGGTCGATCGACGCGGGCGTCCTGAACTGGATGGTCGATCACCGGTCGTCCGGCGTCACATCCGCGGCGACCATGATGACCGACCTGTTCGCCCCGCTGTGGACGGCCATCTGGACGTTCTCCGCGGCTGCAGTCCTCGTCGCGGTGGATCGCACCCTGATCCGCGCGATCGGTCTCCTCGGAACAGTCGCGTTCGCGGGCGCCATGTGCGAGGTCATCAAACTCGCCGTCGACCGGCTTCGCCCACCGGAGTTCGACCAGGTTGCCTCCCCGGAGCTCGCCATGTCGTTCCCCTCTGGCCACGTCACCGGCGCGGCTGCACTGCTGATCGGGCTCGCGGTCATCGCGACGACCACAGCACGGTCGCGTACGCGGCGGTGGGTCGTCAGCGCCGCTGTGATCGTGGCGACATGTGTCGCGCTCACCCGGCTGTATCTCGGGGCGCACTGGTTCTCCGACGTCGCAGCGGCCACAACCCTGGCCGTCGCCGCCGTCGTGGCGGTACCCCCGGCGGTCGCCTTCGGTCTCGGCCGGGCGTCACGGCACGTCCCCATCGGCTGGCATCGACTTCTCGCTCCGCGTCCCGATGCAGAAGACGCCCGCCGCGCCGGGACTGTGCCCTGCCGTCAGGACGGTTGACCAGCCTTTCTCAGCGTCGTCTCAGGACCGGTGGTCCACTGTGAACCGATGTGGAACCCGACGGTCGACGCCACCGTGATCGTGTACCCCGGCAGCGACCTCGAGACATCGGGACGGATCGTCGACGACTTCGGCGAGTTCGATGCCCACGGCGTCGAGGTCAACTCGACACACATCTCCGATCCTGCACGACGGTGGGCGGTTCTGACCGACGACGGTGCACTGGTCTTCGTCGACACGCACCAGCTCGCTGCCGCTCCGGGCCAGTCCGAGTAGCACTCGACCACCGATCCGGATGCCGGCGCACATCTCGCACCGTCATCCCGGATTACAGTCCATGACGTGGAGATCTCCCAGCGAGCGCTCGAGCAGTTCGTTGCGGTCGCCGACGAGGAACACATCGGCCGCGCGGCGGCACGGTTGATGATGACGCAGCCACCGCTCACGCAGGCCATCCAACGACTCGAGCGCGCGGTGGGTGTCGAGTTGCTGGAGCGGTCGAGGCGCGGGGTCCGCCTCACCGCGGCCGGCCGCTCCTTCGCCGATGACGCCCGCCAACTGCTGGTCGCTCAGCGTGCGGCCGTCGAACGCGCTCGACGGATCGCCGACGGCGCCGAGGGGGACCTGCGGGTCGGGCACGTCGCCGGCCTCGCCCACGAGACGGTGCCGCGACTGCTCGGGCTGGTACATCGCGAGATGTCCGGGGTCCGCGTCCACCTGACCCAGCGTTCCTCGGCCGAGCTGGTGGTCGCCGTGCGCGCCGGGAGTCTCGACATCGCGCTGGCACGTTCACCCCTCTCCGACCACAGCGGCGTCGACCTGCGTGCGCTTCCCGACGAACGCCTCGGCGTCGCGGTCCCGGTCGGACATCGCCTGGCCGCAGCGACGTCGGTGACGCTGGCCGAGCTCCGTGACGAACGCTTCGCCCTGCTTCCCAGCACCTGGTCGGAACTCGGTGAGCAGGTGCAATCGGCCTGTCGCCGAGCCGGGTTCGTCCCCACTGCCGCCGCGCGGGCCGACGGACTGCCCGGGCTGCTCGGACATGTGGCGGCCGGAGGGTGCGTGGCGCTCGTGCCGACGTCGGTGGCACCGACGACCGCTCCCGGGGTGGCCGTGATCGCGTTGGCCGACGTCGACGACGACCTGACGTTGCGAACCTGCCTGGTGACCCGCTCCGGCGCCACCGACCCGATGGTCGATCGTGTTGTCGCACTGCTCGGTTCGGAGCGCGTCACCTAATCGGAGCGCATGGGCGGTGTCACCGCCCGACGAAGTGCGGTTCCCGTCGCTCGGTGAACGCGCTCATCGCCTCGGCCGAGTCGGCCGTCGACTGCACAACCGCCTGGTGCGAGGCGATGAGATCCAGGGAGGTGCGGAGATCGCCGTGAGCACCCGCACGGACCGCACGTTTGATCAGTTGGATCGCGACCGGCGGTTGCGCAGCCAGCCGGTGGACCATCGTCTCCAGAGCGGTACGCATCTCGTCGAACGGGTGGACCTCGTCGACCAGGCCCCAGTCCATGGCGGTGGATGCGGATACGAACTCCCCTGTCCACAGCATGCGCAGTGCCCGCGACCGTCCGACGATGGGCGGCAGGTAGTGACATCCGCCGTCGCCGGGGACCAGTCCGACGCGGATGTATCCCTCCGAGAAACGTGCTGTGTCGGCCGCGATGCGATAGTCGCCGGCGAGCGCCATGTCGAGTCCGGCTCCCACCGCCACACCGTTGAGCCCGAACACCAGTGGCTTGGCGAGATTCTCGGCCGCCAGCGCCACCGGTTGGACGTACTCGGTCATCAACTGTCGACTGGCCAGCGGCGAGGTGGCCTTCGCCTGCAGGGCGCCGAGATCGGCACCCGCGCAGAACGCGTCCCCTGACGCCGTCACCGCGATCACGCGCACCTCGAGATCGGTGTCGAAGCGCCGGTAGGCGTCGGCCCACTCGCGCAACATGTCCGGGGTGAAGGCATTCTTCTTCTCCGGCCGGTCCAGTTCGATCCAGCCGACATGGTCACGGACGGTGATGTGGATTCCCTCGGTGCTCACAGTGTCTCCTCGGTGGTTGCGGTGATCATGGTCCAGAGTCCCTCTGCGCCTGCGGCGATCGCGGTCGATCCGAGCTGCGTGGTCCAGTCTGCGGAGTCGATGGCCTCCCGCCACGCCCACAGACGTGTCGTGAACCTGTGCAGCTCACTGAGTTCGGTGAAACCGATCGCGCCGTGCA
This window of the Williamsia phyllosphaerae genome carries:
- a CDS encoding VIT1/CCC1 transporter family protein, coding for MSSTPPTQHSAEPHASAPGNKLNWLRAGVLGANDGIVSTAGIVIGVAAASADRGHIFTAGLAGLTAGAVSMALGEYVSVSTQRDTEKALLAKESAELREQPEEELEELAAIYEAKGLTAETAWQVATELTENDAFAAHVDAELGIDPDELTNPFQAAISSAISFTAGALLPFLAIMLLPAHLRIPITFVVVAVALALTGFLSATIGDAGRGRAVLRVTVGGVIAMAVTYLIGALVGTAVG
- a CDS encoding phosphatase PAP2 family protein; this encodes MKSHLTRIEVTLALVAVVVLLGVAIAFGHNPLRSIDAGVLNWMVDHRSSGVTSAATMMTDLFAPLWTAIWTFSAAAVLVAVDRTLIRAIGLLGTVAFAGAMCEVIKLAVDRLRPPEFDQVASPELAMSFPSGHVTGAAALLIGLAVIATTTARSRTRRWVVSAAVIVATCVALTRLYLGAHWFSDVAAATTLAVAAVVAVPPAVAFGLGRASRHVPIGWHRLLAPRPDAEDARRAGTVPCRQDG
- a CDS encoding LysR substrate-binding domain-containing protein, coding for MEISQRALEQFVAVADEEHIGRAAARLMMTQPPLTQAIQRLERAVGVELLERSRRGVRLTAAGRSFADDARQLLVAQRAAVERARRIADGAEGDLRVGHVAGLAHETVPRLLGLVHREMSGVRVHLTQRSSAELVVAVRAGSLDIALARSPLSDHSGVDLRALPDERLGVAVPVGHRLAAATSVTLAELRDERFALLPSTWSELGEQVQSACRRAGFVPTAAARADGLPGLLGHVAAGGCVALVPTSVAPTTAPGVAVIALADVDDDLTLRTCLVTRSGATDPMVDRVVALLGSERVT
- a CDS encoding enoyl-CoA hydratase/isomerase family protein; its protein translation is MSTEGIHITVRDHVGWIELDRPEKKNAFTPDMLREWADAYRRFDTDLEVRVIAVTASGDAFCAGADLGALQAKATSPLASRQLMTEYVQPVALAAENLAKPLVFGLNGVAVGAGLDMALAGDYRIAADTARFSEGYIRVGLVPGDGGCHYLPPIVGRSRALRMLWTGEFVSASTAMDWGLVDEVHPFDEMRTALETMVHRLAAQPPVAIQLIKRAVRAGAHGDLRTSLDLIASHQAVVQSTADSAEAMSAFTERREPHFVGR